A region from the Triticum aestivum cultivar Chinese Spring chromosome 3D, IWGSC CS RefSeq v2.1, whole genome shotgun sequence genome encodes:
- the LOC123075484 gene encoding uncharacterized protein, whose translation MEKQGGDPSGGALPSKGPVTVLSASHGDKHNSDTCLEHDEINKAHGILFKEKRDSEDMDDQHLYEEQGQEIDDDLTETEVSDSLLCDGVINLVRKSIERKQTRKIIRKQTTKRPRNIEEPVNKPRGHVGAKAYSRCSLPYFVDVVKSTCKSKEKVQLVRGIGFGFTLEFDECVVPRPFAQWIADNVCVKDEQIVFNQKVITLNAESVSHVLGIPAGENNINITDDGGKAEFLALFGLSEVPSIKYFGNKIIKEEELSDEQYIRCYMIVMLATFLCPTSNTKPSTKYMGAFIDVSKIKDLNWCKFTHAWLMQAINKYQKEKVKQNRITLTLGGYIFHLAVHLFSCFSYGAEFEVHAHEARKRGVK comes from the exons ATGGAGAAGCAGGGCGGCGACCCGTCAGGCGGCGCGCTCCCATCGAAG GGGCCTGTTACTGTGCTGAGTGCATCGCATGGGGATAAACACAACAGTGACACATGCTTGGAGCATGATGAAATTAACAAAGCCCATGGAATATTGTTTAAAGAAAAAAGAGATTCCGAAGATATGGACGATCAACATCTATATGAGGAACAGGGGCAAGAAATAGATGATGATTTAACTGAAACTGAAGTGTCAGATAGTCTACTGTGCGACGGTGTGATAAATTTG GTAAGAAAGAGTATTGAAAGGAAACAAACTCGTAAGATAATACGAAAGCAAACAACCAAG AGGCCTAGAAATATCGAAGAGCCTGTCAACAAACCCCGTGGTCACGTCGGAGCCAAGGCATACAGCAGATGTAGTCTGCCATACTTTGTTGATGTTGTCAAGTCCACATGCAAAAGTAAAGAGAAAGTACAACTCGTCAGAGGTATCGGCTTCGGTTTCACACTTGAGTTCGATGAGTGTGTCGTACCAAGGCCATTTGCGCAATGGATAGCTGATAATGTTTGTGTCAAGGATGAACAAATTGTCTTCAATCAGAAGGTGATAACACTCAATGCAGAGTCAGTGTCCCATGTTCTTGGAATTCCAGCAGGTGAAAACAACATCAACATAACTGATGATGGAGGAAAAGCTGAATTTCTCGCGTTGTTTGGGCTGTCAGAAGTTCCATCAATCAAGTATTTTGGCAACAAGATCATCAAGGAGGAGGAGCTATCTGATGAACAATACATCCGTTGTTATATGATCGTTATGCTTGCAACCTTCTTATGCCCAACATCAAACACTAAACCAAGCACCAAGTATATGGGAGCATTTATTGATGTTAGCAAGATCAAAGACTTAAACTGGTGTAAATTCACACATGCATGGTTGATGCAAGCAATCAACAAGTATCAAAAAGAAAAGGTCAAGCAAAACAGGATAACATTAACACTGGGCGGATACATTTTTCACCTTGCGGTACATCTTTTTTCATGCTTTTCCTATGGCGCAGAATTCGAAGTTCATGCGCATGAAGCAAGGAAGCGTGGTGTCAAGTAG